The window CCTTGTTGCCGAAGGCCGCGTACATGCTGGTGGTGGAGATGCCCATCGCGTTCGTCAGGGAGGCCAGGCTGGCGCCCTCGTAGCCGTGCTCCCAGAAGACCAGCATGGCCCGTTCGAGAGCCTCGTCGGCGTCGAACCCTCGCGGTCGGCCGATGGGGCCGCTCTGTTTCGTCTCCACCCCCGCAGTCTACCTCTTCCGCATCGATCGATGCGGAAGTGCTATCGTTCGACTTCTGCATCGACCGATGCAGAAGTCGAAGGAGGCTGTTCACGTGTCCGACAGCGATCTGCGCGCTTTCTACCGCCGCTATGTCGAGCAGCTCAACGCCCACAAGTTCGACGGCATGGACGAGTTCATCAACGACCGGACCACGCTGAACGGTGAGCCGGCCACCCGGGACGACCTTCTCGCGGTTCAGAGGCGAGACGTGGAGGCGGTTCCGGACCTCCACTGGGAGCTCAAGGAACTGCTCTTCGACGGAGACCGTCTGGCCGCGCGCCTGATCAACACGGGCACTCCGGTGAAGGAGTGGCTCGGCGTGGCCCCCACCGGCGCCTCGTTCGAAATCGTCGAATACGCCATCTACCAAGTCCGCGACGGGCGGTTCGTGCATATGACGGCCCTGCACGACGCCGGCGAGATGCGCCGTCAGCTGACCGGCTGACCTGTCCGATCAGCAACGGCAACAGCGACAGCGACAGCAAGAAATAGGCCGGATACCGCCAACCGCCCACTCGGGGCACCTAGTTCTGGAGGAAAGGCATGACCGTCACACTGATCACCGGAGCCAACAAGGGCATCGGTTTCGAGACAGCCAAGCAGCTTCTGGAGTTGGGCCACACGGTTTACATCGGTGCGCGTGACGTCGAGCGAGGCGAGAAGGCCGCGGCAGAGCTCGACGCGCGGTTTGTACAGCTCGACGTCACCGATGACGCATCTGTGAGCAGCGCGCTTGCGACGATCGGTTCGGCCGAGGGCCGGCTCGACGTCCTCGTGCACAACGCGGG is drawn from Streptomyces liliifuscus and contains these coding sequences:
- a CDS encoding ester cyclase, yielding MSDSDLRAFYRRYVEQLNAHKFDGMDEFINDRTTLNGEPATRDDLLAVQRRDVEAVPDLHWELKELLFDGDRLAARLINTGTPVKEWLGVAPTGASFEIVEYAIYQVRDGRFVHMTALHDAGEMRRQLTG